The Solea senegalensis isolate Sse05_10M linkage group LG12, IFAPA_SoseM_1, whole genome shotgun sequence DNA segment gtaacatttaggtagGTTCTTTGGCAGGTATTGGCCAGCACAAACATTTAGACTTTGTTATCCCCGagcctttttttcatttttctaaccCTGGACTTGTCATTTTTGAATATAAAAcctggtcattcagtatatttagTTACTCAGGTGACCTTATTTCTTGGGAACATAACGTTGCTGAACCTAGAACTCAGCAACTGAAGCTTCTCCAGATCACGACGCTGCCCCCATGGGCTTTTACATAGGGCACTAAGCAGGCAGttaatgtaattataataaGGAGCTTGCGTTATGGAGGCCACCGTTTTAAGATGACATGGACATACTACACTTGGTACATGAAGGCCATTTTAGTTCCCTTAGGaacatctaatggtgaggctgcaggtgGTCACAAACGTTGGACTTGTGTCTTCGAAACTGCCCTCTATAAAGCAACATCCTTGTATGGCTCAATTTATTTTGAAGCAATTATACAATCATAAAAACTTACTTATGTGTATCATAAGTATGCTCCctcctaaatcttacacactggacctttaaatcactTACAGAAAAAATTATTACAGAAAAATACTGGAAAGTCTAGTTCTGTCACTGGCCCATACACATGTGTGCTTCTTCTAAGATACATAGTTTGAGAgttcagtcacatgacatcacacgAATCTCACCCATCTCTCCTCACTGTGTCCAGTTGGCTCCAGAGAacaccatgatgtctttcaagAGCAGCGTCGCATGCGGCGTGACGGCCTTTGAGACTGACGTTCAGGTCAGGTATGgtgaaaatctgtgtttatttaaaaggctttttttttttttaacagcaaagCATTTTGAGATAATTCACTGAGCCCTGCCAGCATCTTATCTTCTTCCACTACACCTGTCAAGCTTTGAAACAATGTGTCCTTGAtttcagacagagacaaaagcaGGTTTCTATTACTTTAAATTGTAACAGAAACCACACAGAGGTCAGTTGTATGGTTAGTTCAAACTTGTCTacacttaaaaaatgttttgttatcgTTTCTCTAAACTAGCAAAGACAGAATTCCCTTCCTGATGCACGACAATGGCTCCGATTTTTTGTTGAGAACGACAAACGTTAAGGAGAAGTTTCCCGGCAAGCGCTTCAAATACAGCACCGACCTGACCTGGGAGGAGCTGCAGAGTCTGAATGCAGGTGACTGGTTCGTAAAGGTGAGACCTCTGCTCGTGAAAGTTTGAATATTGTTGTCATCCTCCGGGCTACAGTCACAGAAGATATTCTTTGTCCCTCCAGACAGATCCTTTCTGTTCAGTGGGCCGGCTCTCAGAGACGGAGAAGCAAACTGCTCAGAATGAGACGATACCTTCTTTACTTCAGCTGCTCGACCTCGCGAAGCAGCACAACATCTCTGTGATCTTTGACCTCTACAGTCCAGCCCAAGAAAATGACACCAACGACACAGTTAGCACCATTCTGCGCTCTGGCATTGACCCGAGCCTGGTAAGTCCAATAATCACTAATCACTCTGATGGTAATGGATTAGACAGTGTTCGttaaagcagtgtttctcaaccctggtgccaatcccagctgacacagggcgaaaggtggggtacaccgtggacaggtcaccagtatatgacgcttttccactatacagttccagcactacTTGGCTCGGCTCGGCAAAGCTCGCCTCTACTAGGTTTGttatcgttttccattactatagtacctcctcaacgtgggtggagaCGTCAAAGCACAGCTGCACGGAGCTGCCGTGGCGTTGCAGTAATTTTCAGTTAAGGCAGTTTGATTTCCTGTGTctgacgtcgcgctcatgacgacactctctgacgtcacattttagtattggcttGGAACcgcaccagagcaggtactaaaaaaagcagcaggtactattgctaatggaaaagcaaaaaatatgtagtatagtatagtctTAGCCGTGCCGAGCCGTGCTAGAATTGTGTAGCGGAAAATTGccaatagagacaaacaaccatccactctcacactcacacctatggtcaaatGTTCGGATTTacacaagtgacacaaacttctgAGGACACAGAAGCTGTCTATTGTGACGggtaagtggtttacaaacttcagtttccagtgggAAGAGGGTGTCTGAAGCAGTGAAGATTTTTCTAAGTAAATGTAGCAGGCAAATATTTGATCCTGTGAGTCTGtagttaagtggttaaaatgtgttttttcttgtttccttgctggcagccatgtctgCAGTGAGAGTGAACGTCTGTGTCTCAGGCCGGGACATGCATGGctatgtgtcaaaaaaaaaaaaaaaacaagacctgAACTGTCACATTaaggtgttgtgtttttgtgtgaagatCCTGTGGCTTCCACCAGCTGAGAGACCAGCTACTTCAGGTTTCATCCAGGTCTACAACAACGAAAATGAAATGTTCAACAAAGGAGGAGACCACCTGAATGTGAAATACAGCCGGCTGAGCACAGACAAAATCAGGTAAGAACAGAAATATCGTGATATGATTGTCTTGCTATATATTGATTACCACATAATCGCTGTATCGTGTTGTGTAGGTTTttaacaaatgcaaatgtgagCTTATAATTAATAGAATACATgacataaatcacacatttacatgtaatAAAGTACAtgcctgtttttaaaatatccaAATCCTACTCCTCTGTTTGTCctacacacacttttttttgtctgtgtctggcAGCGAGCTGCGCGAGAAGAACGTCACCGTGAACCTGTGGGTGGTTAATGAACGatggctgttttctctgctgtggtGCGCAGGCGCTAGTTCTGTTACGACCAACTCCTGCCACCTCCTAAAAGACATGGAGCGGCCTGACATGCTCATGGTGAGCAGCACATACACTTCTTCATGTTTGacttttctgtttatttcactgtcaTTGTTAGAGCCATATACGTAGAAAgggtgtttattattatatgtagcctatttgaataaaaaaaaaagtaattcaaaGTAATTCACTTTCTATTTTGTGGTCATATTTagcattattttgtgtttgttatcgTTAAAATAGGTGCAGGTGCAtccttggtaaattgccacGGGAATAATACCCAACTCCTTATAtagacatcctgggggtgtgtgtctataggtcacatcttcaggctttacagaATGCgttttttccgtcttcttatgtgttgttgagtcaaagtagCGATAAATGTGCAAGAGTCACACAAAAAAgatgagtttttcttttatttttgttcataaatacgagccaagcgaactttgaactgtgacggatttccaaatttcacgaatccaatcacatttaaaaaatttttgtactttttgttcaggtgtatttatattaatggttgaaaatgagaaaaaatgtgtttgtttttttatcagttcGCCTATAGATTGTGTGTGATTTatcttattattgtttttttaagccttTTCCTTGGATTTAAAACGAGACAGAAAGGTCACTTCCTGCAAAAGTGGCAAGGAAGGTCCAATGCAATCATGATGAcggcaataaataaatattaaagtcTGTGGTGATTTGACCAGgttgtgcctctgtgtgttttagtcGCCTCGTAAGTACAAAATAATATGGATGTCCCTGGACGCGTCGTCCTTTTTGGTGATGATTGTGCTCTACATCATTCAGAGGTGAGTTGAGTCACAAATGTCCGGTGTGACACGTTTGTGTACATTTgtctgtgaaagtgaaaacaatgaataaatggaCTCACCCGCTCTGTTGTTTCTGccaggaaaacacacagtttgtgtCCCGGGAGAGGTAGAGTAGTtttgattttaattaattacaatTAGGACTGCAACTCATGACGGTTTTAATCACTGATTAATCTGTAGACCAGGGGACTCAAACGACTGAATGTCCAGTTTGGTCAGGAGGGGACGGTCAATTGAAAAACAGTCCCACCTTCTGGGCAAAACCATCTGTTAAGTAGAGATGGCcaatatgatcttaaaatgatatcacgatattccatcatgatatcgcaataaTGATATTTCttacaatatttcacagaatttcaaaataaaagtgcttatTTTGGGCCATGCCGCaggtttgagacccctgctgtagACTTTTTTCACTGGATCCAGAATTCTTTTCACatctgtatagaactttaccAGCTTATAGTTATCACCATTTTACATAAGCATGACTAAATTCATTCTGATCTGTGAAGATGTTACTaagatatactgtacacatcTTAAGCGGAACTTCCCATGCTAAATTTAAATTGCAGCCCAATCCATAATCTGAATCAGATCCGGATGATGGTAGAGTGTCTAATAATTTGTTCAAATCCATTTTGGCCAGGGATTTCTTGTAAGttatattatttttgtgatgtcatcagtgggtagattgTTACCAAAAATGTAATGGGAACATATTTGGTTGATCATCTactcatcacaaaaaaaaaaatcagatcgATCCATCAAAAACTGTAGTTTCTTACAGTCCAGACAAACTTGCATATAAACCATAACCTCCTTGTTGGCTAACAAAGTATATAATTAATACAAAATAGATCAAATAAGCATCAGCTTAAAAACTTTTCATAACCTGACAACTAattctttcctttttcataaCTGATCTATAAATCACTGGAATTGCTCACTCGTGAATAGTGACTTGTTAGAAAAGCTTGTCAGAAATGTCTTTTCTTGCCTccaaacaggaagagagaggcaAACAGACTCTACATCAGCCTGGAACGAGAAAGAACTGTCTCCCTTCTTACCCACCGCatagactgactgactgactgactccagCAGCATCGGACGTTTCAGTCGTGAAATCTACTACTATTCTGGAATGCACTGCCAAAATGaatcaagaaagaaaaacgaGTTCATGTGAAATGTCTCACACTGTTTTTGTGAAGCCATGTGAAGCTTGCTTTTTCTTACAATAAGATGTGataagaagtttttttttaaagacatcaAAGTGACCAACATTATATCACTAGATCACAGGTCTGGTTTTTATTAAATGAGGTTTTCATTCACTGATCTTATTATTGTAATGTGCAACGTATAAATGtactgatgttttatttttcttgcaaCTTAATGTTGCAAGAAAACGCCTTTTtcgcatttttttgttttgatatgtttCAAAATCCTTTTTAATGGTTTCTCCACTGTGTTAAAGATGCATCAGAAGCAGtgtcatatatatgtaaaccTCTACTGTATaaactctttgtttgtttgtttgttaattactacaaagatattttattttgctgtgaaaaaaaatacatggatGCTCTAAAACTCAAAtatggggaaaagaaaaaataatccaTAAGACAATGTGAAAAAGCACTTGTTCATTTCagtccatatttttttaaacaaattaaaactatCTCCTCACACACTTTATACTCTGTTGACATTATTACTGTTGTTTGTTGGTGGTgggggtttatttatttatttatatatatattatatatttatatattatatatacatttgtggacttatttattttccaaagATTCGCGTTTCCTCCAGAACTGCAGAGCAGGTCATGTACCACAAGGGGGCGTAAAGAGTCTTATTGTCCTCTGTTGtattctcttcttctccttctctgtctcagCTTCATTTATCTATAGAAATTCTTTGAGAACAACACATTGTTGGAGTTGAAATGTGTGACTGTAGGACTGTGTGTACCTTCCCCTGCTTTATTTGACTGACAGTTGttgaaaaaagatttttttagtGCCCTGCtatttttatgttcttttgtaGGTCACCTTATCTCAAATTAATatgcatttaaagctgcagtgtgtaactttaaagtaaaaaaagtagcttgtttaaaatgtactcagagtaaaaggtacttagttacttttttgtGACGTGCAAAAAGAACAAGGACACAAATCTCTAATAGTtaattgttttgaattaaagtgctggaaaaataaaatatgcacatacacataatgaatcagtcaacatgggtcaaaggtcacaaatgtcactcactcagggagcTTGATTAGCACaaatcacctgtcctcatcattcacctgtcctcatcattcatctgccCTCATCAttcaacaaaaaccaaaaaggtttaaaagtaaaattacaaaatttaAAAGAttactttaaaagtaaaagtaaatacaacctaaagtacaagtacaaaaCAATCTattcaattacagtaatgcaagtAAATAGATAAGTAAGTAGATTATATTCTCTGTAAAGAGTTTTGCCCTCTCTCATGCAGGCCTTCACATTCTCATGTGTAACACTCTTTATCACCACCAGATGGCGCCAGAAGAACAGGGAGGGGAAATAACGGCAGAACTGACGAGAGGAAACGTTttgactgtctttttttttttgtttgttttttgtttgacagtCAAAAGTCAACATTATTCACTAAAGATACTCGTCACCTCACGTGGTGCCAGGCAACCTGCAGGGGGCACCGTTTAAACGTATTAATGTTGACGAGTCCGCGCAGTGACCGTGGTGCGTTTAAGACCCGTGTCGaggtgagtgaggaggaggaggaggaagagtagGAGGGACGCGTCACGCTCCAGTCCACGGACGTTTCACCCAAAACTTCTGGAAAGTTGTCATAAAGTGAACAAACTGCTCTTGTCACAACTCAAGGcccgtttgtttgtgtgttacactgcgtgtgtgtggatcacacacactcaccgcTGACTGGGAGTGTCCAGACTGAGACCggattttaaaaaaaccctctacATCTCACCCGTTTGTGGAGAAGGAGctacactttttttgttgtgtgataATCCGggactactactactgctgttgttgttggtaATTCTTCTACTCTAAAAAAGATCTAATCCTGGAAGTTACATGACTTTTCGCGGTATGGTGCATAAATTCGGTGAGTAGaaactgttaaataaataaaatgtagcgTGATGCTGCttttaaatctgtgatttttgGTGTCATGACAGCTCGTCACTCCATCACATGTCACATTGGAGCCTGTTAATCTCAGTGATAATCCCACACAGAAgcacacttcttcttcttgtttgtgtttttggaattttcaggaaaataaaaaaaaagttactgtAAATTGTGAGACTTCCGGGCAGCGGtgactgctttttttaaatttatgttTAGGATGATCATGTGAATCAGTAgattaatcatcatcatcattttaataatcagcatagaaaaatgcaaacacttaagacacattttatatgggatgaatacaaataatagtaataataatgatatatgtTATACTTTCATgttatgtcatttgtttacaaTACAGTCAATGTAAACATGAGTGCATGTGAATTTTGCTTCTGTTGTGCCACGTAAAGGGaatcatttaaatcatgttttacCTATTTTCTATAGAAAggactgaaaatgtgtttggaaCCACTTTGTGAATAATCACTCATTATGTAATCAGAGATATTTTTTACTGTGTCTTTTATTGTCGCACATTGACTATACTATTTCTCTGGTTTAAGGAAACTTCACTGCACATATTTTAAGAGCTCTGCAAACCAATGAAATCATCAGCATTTCCATCCAGCATCCCTGTTTGTTGACTTAATGATTATAAAATATTCCGTGCcaaaatgtgttatattataatttaatcCATAACAATTAATGTATGCGGTCCttcatttcagtgtgtgtttggtttggctGGTGATTTTGGTCTAATTTATTCATCGAGccatccatcttttaccactttttcctccacatgaggacgCAACCAAGCggaagaagatggatggatattaacATAGAATAACTTGTTTCCTTAATCCCATAGATTTCTTGAGCAGTGTAAATGCAACTGGCAGGTTAGGTTGTACTGACcacgtgtatttattttgtgtgacaGACACTGAGCGGGCGGTGGGGCTGCTCAGAAAGTACCAATCCAGCCTCACCAGTCCAGATGAGCAGACTTTGAAGACCAACGTGGGCAAGGTGTCTGCCATCTTGGGAAGTCAGCTGTTCCAAGCCCTTCTTGgtaagaaaaacacactaaattttgttctttttggttcttttttttttttttgtctttcaaaacTTCATATACTTGGCCTCCAGCTAAATTACACCACTTTTCTCATCATGAAATGTCTAAAAACCAatccctgtttgttttgtggtcATTCTACTGTACAGCGATCTTTTGGAGAGGCTTAAGTGATCTCTGTTATCCAATTgttggcagcagcagctatgCACAGGATGTAGACAGGGTCAGGTTTTATTAATTTTGTGTGAGACGTTAACTGAGAATGTTTCCCAATCAGGAACGTATGAAAGAGGCCTTTCAGCTGGCCTTACAGAGGTTTGCTGTATAACCTCCTCTGTAATGCACTCGGACTGTAATGAAATCCCAATAAAGTggcacacaacaacacactctaTCTGTAGTCTTGAGTTTTCATAAGCTCAGACTTGTCACACTGTGAAAATACAATTCCTCCCTCGTTACCCAATACTTTATGGCCTCGTGTCAACATGATACAGATCTCTGCTCGTATAAATTTTGATTCACCACTGAAGTAATAGTAGTCGACTGAAAATGCTGATTCTTGAAGTGTGTGCACACTTTTTTCTTCCTGTATCATGTGTGAAGGGCCACTGTGGTTCACTGTCACCAGCTACACCTTAATGACAAGTTTGCTGTTCTGGAAAAGATGTCGATGAGGGAGCCAGTGTGAACCTTGACCTCAGTTCCTTTTATAGCAGATAAAGCACATTACTTCAATTTAATTGATGGTTGAGTGGTGTTTCTAATTACCACAGCCATGTTATAATGATGCTTGCCCTTGGGTCTGCTGCCGATACGTTACTGCTGACCTACTGCGGCTTCACTGCTGGGGATCTGAGGGGGATGGGATATGTTTGGCAGCTGctaaagtatgtttttttttattttttctgaggAAAGTCTGATTATTTTTTGACGTCAGGTTTAGAAAATCTACAGAGGTGGTTAGCGGGAATCATTTTTAGTGTTTATGTCGTAAAATCAAAGACAAAGCCATCTGAAGTACCCTGTTGGGCTGCGTAAGGTCAGCTAATGTCTGCACGACACATTTTGTCATGTGCACGTTTCCTCATGGACCCTATTTGGACAAGTGTGAGCACCCACAAAGTTGATTGTATGCACATAATCCATATACTGTAGCACAAGACtgtccagtccagttggtggtgcTGTCATGTTTTGGTCAAGATAGAGAGACAACCAAGATTATATCATACGATGAATAGAAGATAAGATGCCTTCTTTATGGATATATTGTACTTCTGGAGTGGAGTCTTTAATATCGTTAGTAGTACTTAATCTGGATGTGAATCTGAAACACAATACCAGTGTTTGTGGCTTCAGGAATTACGTGGTTCCTCACTTTGATGGTTTttacccttagaacacagagcatttggCAGCTTTTTTACTATGGTAAAACTTAACAGcacacagaggctataagaatgtacaatatagagcattttatgtccttttttcaTCACAACCTAGGCaaaaaaaatcagcttgaaTTTGCGAATAATGGAAATACGTCAAAGTTCCCTTGggtcgtttttatgaacaaaaataaaataaaaaagtttgacaGAGCTCTTTTGGAGACGTTGTTTATGAATATGTACCTAAAACTCCCCTATAGTCACTCTTGGCTGTGCTTTGTGTTTAGAGCTGATAAGCAGTAACATTAGCAGTAGCGTTAGCGAGTACAACCTCTCAGAGCTTAGGAAGAACTCAGCTCATACACTGTCCTGctgatttattgttttagtcaGCTTTAAGTTTAACAAACAAGTATCTACTTCCACAACGGTATTGTCATTAACACCCagcattcatttcaaatgtgattAACATTAGCCATGCTACATGATACTTGATAAACCTGAAGCAGGCAAAGCCAAATATCATCTATTCGTTTCTCCcactattttaaataatatattgtgtCAACGTATTGAGAACAAGACTGATTTGTAAAAAGGTATATTTAATAACATAATACTATACCAGTAACCTTGATATCTGTTCAAGTGAGGGAGACCGCAAGGGCATTATCTTTCAAATTGAGGATTCCAAACATTCCTCACAAAGAATGTACAATGAAGCAGACAGGGAAAATGAAGTGCTCAGGCCCCAACCGTGTCCCTCAAATCTCCCTGGTTTTCTGTATCACCCGCACAAACGTGTGCacgagtagaagaagaaaaagggagaCCTGTGGTCGGCACTTGTCAGGTGCAGGGCTGATGAGGCCTCACCTCCTTCATTCAGCGTGTGGTTCACATCAGAAAAGGCAGAATAGAGGAGCAGCTGATTCACAGCACTAATCGGAGTACAGTGCAGTGTAAACATTCCTCTTGTCCTCCCCCTGTttgctttgtctttcttttttgtgacGTGCGAACGCCGCCGTTTTGACCTCTTTTGTCGTCAGCCGAAGAGTGCGGAAAAAGCTTACGAGTTGCGATAAA contains these protein-coding regions:
- the gdpd2 gene encoding glycerophosphoinositol inositolphosphodiesterase GDPD2 isoform X1: MPQEGCCRVCIWGLYSCHWRRHSSVNKRKHACCWFSVVTLSSLLSLCWMYICLVTFNDREDVNWQGFTKLKWWVNWFMVVIIISAVVTSYSVLLLLFALFQRALGEQLNLHWFHRIFLFLGVIFIAFGVIGISMEWRQEWPTVPLSLQATGPFLQFGAVGALTLLSSFVFQGFHRAKNGSKVLIALVFLTVSAAIFLCPLFIRSPCLVELSELPEKPKLIGHRGAPMLAPENTMMSFKSSVACGVTAFETDVQVSKDRIPFLMHDNGSDFLLRTTNVKEKFPGKRFKYSTDLTWEELQSLNAGDWFVKTDPFCSVGRLSETEKQTAQNETIPSLLQLLDLAKQHNISVIFDLYSPAQENDTNDTVSTILRSGIDPSLILWLPPAERPATSGFIQVYNNENEMFNKGGDHLNVKYSRLSTDKISELREKNVTVNLWVVNERWLFSLLWCAGASSVTTNSCHLLKDMERPDMLMSPRKYKIIWMSLDASSFLVMIVLYIIQRKTHSLCPGRGRERQTDSTSAWNEKELSPFLPTA
- the gdpd2 gene encoding glycerophosphoinositol inositolphosphodiesterase GDPD2 isoform X2, yielding MPQEGCCRVCIWGLYSCHWRRHSSVNKRKHACCWFSVVTLSSLLSLCWMYICLVTFNDREDVNWQGFTKLKWWVNWFMVVIIISAVVTSYSVLLLLFALFQRALGEQLNLHWFHRIFLFLGVIFIAFGVIGISMEWRQEWPTVPLSLQATGPFLQFGAVGALTLLSSFVFQGFHRAKNGSKVLIALVFLTVSAAIFLCPLFIRSPCLVELSELPEKPKLIGHRGAPMLAPENTMMSFKSSVACGVTAFETDVQVSKDRIPFLMHDNGSDFLLRTTNVKEKFPGKRFKYSTDLTWEELQSLNAGDWFVKTDPFCSVGRLSETEKQTAQNETIPSLLQLLDLAKQHNISVIFDLYSPAQENDTNDTVSTILRSGIDPSLILWLPPAERPATSGFIQVYNNENEMFNKGGDHLNVKYSRLSTDKISELREKNVTVNLWVVNERWLFSLLWCAGASSVTTNSCHLLKDMERPDMLMSPRKYKIIWMSLDASSFLVMIVLYIIQRKREANRLYISLERERTVSLLTHRID